The following is a genomic window from Falco naumanni isolate bFalNau1 chromosome 10, bFalNau1.pat, whole genome shotgun sequence.
GATCGCAGGTAAGATGGGTGTTTCTTTGTGCTCCCACCTTGGAAGGCTTGATGGTGGCTCTGGACGGAGGGCGCAGGGTGCTTGTGGCGGTTCAGAGATGTGCTGGTTGCTGGCCTGGGACGTGGGCAGCCACTGTcccaggcaggggagaggaaggcagtGGGTGACTGCTGCCTGCGTACCCTCAGGCAGGGTGCCTGCTTTGTGGCAccctccagccagccagctgccttcggctctgctttgcctcttgagcctccctccatccctcccatCCTCTTCCCATCCATCCCACCTCAATCCTGTCCCCCTCCAGTCCATCTCGGTCCATCGCTtactcctcctgccccagcactgcgGAGGGGCAGAGCACACACCGGTCTGAAGGTGTGGGGCACTCTGTTCGTCCAGCTCTctccagggaggcaggagatgACCTCggctcccttttttcctccctgtttaACTGACTATTTCACTTCACTGTGAGCTGCTTCTGGCGGGACCCTGGCCAGGCAGAGAGGGAGAtgcacctgctgctgccggAGAGCATCTCCCACTCGCTGGGATGGCTTGCTCTGGTGGGGCACCTTCCATTGCTCCCCGGCGAGAGCTTTCTCTGCTGAGGGGTTtcactgctggggctgggctggggattAGCCGGAGCCGCGGGAGGCAGCTTCTCCTTGGAGGCAGAAGGTCCGGATGTCGCTCCCTGGGATGGAGCCATCGGTGGTTGGAAGGTCACCGTGGCTTTTAACGCCTGGCAACAACCGGGCAATAAAAGAGTAATTTGACGACTAAAGGACAGTTTGATTTACTCCTTCCAGCGGCGGGAGGCAGCTGGCAGTGTCGCTCAGCAGCATGCAGCAGTCCCCGCGCTGAGGCACCGAACGTGTATCAGGCCAGCGCTGCCGGCAGTGCTGAGGCTGGAGGTTTTGCTGCTTCAGGCGTCAGACACACGCAGGAAGTGGCTGACTGTGTGCTGCCACTTCAGGGGGAtgaaggagaagaggagggagcGGGCGATGTCCTCTGAGCAGCTGTGCGCGACACAGCGTGACTTGCAGGGACAGACGTGCCTCTGCTTTGTCATGGCGGGCTGCACGCTGCGCTtcggggcaggggggtggggaacggcagggcagccctgtccccccaaacccagtccctgctgctgtggccaAGCCCACAGTACCTGGCTGCAAGCTATCGCAGCAGCCGATAGCGGTGCTTATCAGCGAGCGGAGTGGCGCGAGGCATCACCGGGAGCAGGCACCAGTGCGGCAGAGCAGGTTTGTTCAGAACAGGAACACCTGGGCAGGGTCGCCTTAATTGTAGGTCAGTGGATGTTATTTAACCTACTTTAAAACATCAAATTAAatctccagcagagcagcaaagcacGGTGCATTTTCACACGGGATATTCGGTGGGAAGGGAGTTGCGTTACTCCCCGATGTTACAGTTCTCTGAGGGCAGTGTCTGCCcgggtgctggggtgggatggaAGCAACAAGAACCACTCCACAGTTTGCCACCTGCCTGTGAACCATAGGACTGGTTTTCTGAGGATCACTGtgccccccttccctgcctggcGAAAGGcgggcagagcagctgccagcctcctgcctggccGACCTCGACGCtggctgtccctgtccccctccaCAGCACTTGCCGTGCCTGGTGTGCTTGCTGCAGACCTGTTTGGGAAGGTTCTGCCACCAGCATTGGACCTAAAGCTTGTACTTTGGGAAGTGAAATGGAAGTTGCGAGGTGGGGGGTGCTCTGGGACACCTCCCATGGGGCCTCCTCCCAGGCAGAGAGCAGATGGGGCTTGGCATAACTCTCTTGCAAGGTTCCAATTGTGTTATTTCTAGCGCATCTGCTGGACACCTTTTGGTCCATCCACACTGGCCCAGGATTTATATCTCTGGGCCAAGAACTCTATTTAATTGATTAATTTAATTAGGAGATGCTGCAGAACATGTGGCAGTTGAAATGAACTGAGGCTGATTGTGCTGAAGGGAGTGGGTGGTGGGAAGAGGGAATGTTCCTGTCCTCCCTCTGGAAGGAGTGGGGGTCTCTGACTTGTTGGGGGCTCAGACAGGTGCTGCTTTAGGACTGAAATTCCCCCTTGGGGTCAGTTTGTGCATTCCTGCATTCCCCCCTGCTGCTGGCCTGTACTGGTCCCTGCTCCTAGCACGGTGGGTGCTcagcctccccttcccctccagagcagggaggacccccagcctgcccttgGCAGGGGCTCTCTGGCCAGTGTGCCATCAGCCAGCCTCCTCCTTCCATTTGCTTCCACTCTTGCTCATGGCCACAGCTCAGTGTGGCTTTTAGGGCTGTACAAAAGCCTGCAAAATATGAACTGTTTCTTGCGATCAGGTGAATCTGTCTGTAAAACCTCTGGCTCCgaattttccttctgtccttgcagctggggaggctgcaAGGGAGCTGCATCCGTTTGGGAAAGGAGCTCTCACCTCTGCCGGCACTGGtggagagaggggaggaggtAAAGActtggaggagagggaaaggagaggcaggaggacGTGGCAGTCCCTGGAGCCAGCGGTGCCTCTGGTACATGGTGGCACGCAGGCTCCTAGTTGGACCCACACCTGTGTGACCGTCGGGGTGAGCAGGGGTCGTGTCTGCAGCAAGGCCTTCAGGAGCTGGAGAGGCAGcggggccagcccagccctggcactcgCTGGCCCTTCCTCGCTGGCCCGGTGGCGGGTCAGAGtccagggatgcaggcagggtggggaaggTGTCCTCAGGATGGCTTTCTTcggggggagggcaggggctgaggggctgcagggtggcttGGAGCCTGTGGAAGGGAGGAGAAGTCAGGTTGGAGAGTGATGGACTTCTGCTATGACTGGATCAGAGATGGGCTCTTTGCCACCAGATGTGACTCAGTTTGCCCGAGGTTCCCCGATTTCTCTTATGCGCTGCCAGAGACAAGTCTCAACAGCTCTTCTAGCGATGGGTGTGCTTTGCATCCCGATCTAGAGAGGGAACTTGATGAGTTCTCAGAGACCTGCATAGCCACGATGGTGAGCagcctccctcctcttcccctgcGGAGCTGGAGCCCGTGCTTCCCGGCTGCTGCCGGCATCAAGGCAGGGTCTGCTCTCTGCCTGCGAgagcaaaaggcagcagcacGTCGGTGCTTCTGATGATAAAGTTTCCCCTTGGGGATCGGCAGCCACCtttgctccctgtgctgcaaaGGACCATGTTCCCTGCCGTGGGGTGGGGTTAGTGGTTGATCTCGGGGAGGTGAATCCCTGGAGTTTGAGGCCACAAGCACGGATTTGGTTCGAGTAATGTGTGGTCTGTGTATGGTGAggatttctctttccctccctgggtgtggggagagctgggagggTGGCAGGCAGTGGGCTACCACACGTGGGAGTGCCGGGGAGGAGACCCTGGCTTTGTGCTTGTGACTCAGGAGTGCTCAACGTGAGGCTTCCCGCGTAAGCTGTGGGTCCCTGGGGAGGGTGTTCTGCTTGCCCTGGCCTGTGAAATCCCACCCGGGGGTGGCATTGCACCCCTGGCCGGTTGTTCAGAGTGTAAAGTTCGCTGAgtgcagagcagcccctggcagctTGCCTGGCCAGTTGCAGGCAGCTGGCAAGACCTGATCGGGACAGGGGTTGTGAGCTGGCACCGAGGCACCACACCGGCTCCTCCGATCGGTTCTCCCTTCTGAAGGTCCAAGTTCAGTCTTTCATCCAGCTGTGGAGGCTGGCTGGCAGGTCGGCTCTTGGGGTGGTCAGAGTCCTGCCTTAGGGTTTGCAGCCACCCAAAACCAGAGGCCAGGTTTGGAGGACGTGCTGCAGCGAGCCCTCTGCTCCACCTGGAGCTGAATATGCAGcccccagagcagagctggactgccagggcagggggatcAGTGTCGCCAGGCAAGTCTTCTCCGTTTGACCCATCGGCATCATTGGTTGTCCCCTTAAAGCTGTGGCTGCATCCTTCTCAGTGCCAAGGTGTCTGGAGTCTGCTGGTGCTCTCTTAGCTAAAGGGTCAGTCTTTCTTGCCCCAGGGGACCTGCTTGCTGCCATCCTGCCCCccctgggagctgtgctgctcactCCTGTGAAGGGCTCGGTGCCCAGCAGCGTGGGAGGTGATGGGGGAGGTATTCCCTTCCCGCTGGAGGGCCAGTTCTTCCCTCTGCCTGTCCCAGAGCTTTGCCAGCCTTTGCTGAAGCAGCTATCTTTCCCCTATCCTGCCAGGGTCTGTCTGTAAGGCTCTGGGCTGCGTGTTTGGCTCAGCCTTGCTGTTGGCATTTCCATTGTGCAGGGATGGCTGGTGTGCAGTGGGTCTCACTggctcccctccagccctttcaAGCAAAGATTTGGGCTGGGATTTCTCTTTCTAGAGAGAGCAGCTCATTACTCGGTGTTCCTGGAAGGGCTTTCCCTATCTTTAAGGCTCATctgagcccccctgcccctctccctccagcagtctctctgcagctgggcagggagcagagctaAAGAGGCTCCCTCAAGCTGGAGTGCTCAGAGCTCAGTGGTGCGGGGTGCTTGGCTGTGCCCTTCCTTGGGATGAAGGGACATTACAAGTGGCCACCTTCCCCGTGTCCGAtgcccagggcaggagaggaaagaagtgCCCTTCAAAGAGGCTGCCGGgccaggagggcagggagcagccctgctgggtcCCTCAAGGGCCGGGACAGCGGtggtgatgggggggggggggggctatcTCCTTGAAACTGCACTGCCAGCGCGGCCCCTGGCCCTGGAAGCTGCAGGGAATGGGTGGTTTGCTCCTTGCCCAGCACTTCTGCTGCCAGGTGAGTACCgggggctgctgcctccctgctttgctgcctgccctgctgcaaaTACCAGTTTCCCTCTGCAAGACTGGGAAGCTTTCTCGCCTGGGAGACTTTCtgactttcattttctgcaaacCCCTGAAACCACTTGAGCATTTCTTGCCAGTGCTGTTCCAGTGGGTGgccgggggcagccccagcagcagccgggtgctggggcaggtgggacGAGCCCTCTCCCCGGCACAGCCTGCTTGTcggaggggaggaggaagctgAGCTAGGCGTGAGTGCCTTGCTCCTGGCATGGCTTCCAGTCCCGCGGTGGCTCCCAGCAATGCCGGTCATACTGGGCTAGCTGGGCTCACAGTGGCTAGCGTGTTGTTGCCTTGCTCAGGTCTTGGCGTGGCAATGTGGCGTTCATCCCATACCTCTCCAAGGCTGCTCTCCGAGAGTTTTGAGGCACAGATTGGAGACTGCTCCTCCTGACCAGACCgtcctggctgtgccagtgctgcctgctccGCGGGGAATCCAGCTGGCTGGCTTCTGAAGGAGACGGCAGGGCCAGTTGCgtcaggaggcagagctggcatgGTCGGTGCTGTGCAGGTTGTGAAGgagccgctccccgccccggaGGAGACCTCTTGGTGAAACGTGGAGAGATGCTGTCTCAGATACGTGGAGGCGGGGAGGCATTGCCCAGGGTGCCCAGGAGGGTGAggctcccaccccagccaggcGCTCGCTCTGAGCAGCACGGAGGAGTGGGCTGAGGGGCGGAAGAGGTTTTGGAGAAGACAACTTTGCAggtgcggggctggggcctGGAGGTGCTGCAGAGGGTGGTGGTGCCGGGCCCTGCtccaggagaggagcaggaggaggaggagtgtgCTGGTTGGTAGAGCAGAGCTTGgctcctgctgtgctctgctagCCAAGTGTCTTGTCAAGTCAAGAGGGTTtgctctcctgctctcctcTTGCCCTCATTGCTGTGCCGGGACAGGCACTGCCTTCTCCTTGGCCGGTGCAGGGCAGGTcccgctgctgcttcccaccctCGCCTGGCACAGGGAAGGGCCAGGGCACGGAGCCATGCCTGGTGCCTGGGTGTGCCGTGCCCGCCTCTCCCTCCTCCGCTGCCAGGTCGGTGCCAAGGCAGGTGTGCCTGCTCTTCCAGCCCGGACCCACCTTATCTTCTGGCTGCCACTTGCCTGGAGGCAGCCCTCCGCCTGGCACCGTCCCCTGTCCCCTTGGTCCCCTGTCCCCTCGCACGCTGCCCCGTGTGGGCCGGTGCCCCCCCTGCCCTTACTCAGGGCCCTGCTGGCTCTGGACTGGGCTGAACTgggggcagagccctgggccAAGGGTTTATTCTCAGCTGGAGCCTTGCAGAGGCTTTCAGGGCTGCCATGACAAGGACAAGGGCTGCTTCGGGGGCGATGGGGCCTGTCCCCTTGGCTGGGTCCCAGCGGGTAGCAGTGGAGGAGGGGATGGGACCAGCGCCTGCCCCTTCACCTCTACCTGCTCGGGGGCCGCAGGGGATTACAGCGCTGGCACCATATGTCACCCTGCCCGCCAAGCCCTGCGCTCTgcccctctctgctgctgctgcctaaATCCATCTGCACTTATCGCTgcagggggaagagagggaCAGATGCTGTCCTAGATCTGCAGGATTAAActcccagcagcaaagcagattAGGGTATTACGCTGGCGCCTCTGAGGGGGAAGCCCGCTGTCCGGAACCCGgcctgcccagggcagtgggGAACGGTGGTGATTCCCTTGCTGTGCTCCCATggaggagctgggtgctggccGGGCAGGCTGGCACAGTGGTGGGGTCCCCATGTGCCACTGGAGTTCGTCTCTAGGCTGGGCTCCGACTGCAGGTtgtgaggagcaggagcagtgctggaggcactggagctgctgctggttttgcatcCCCTCACAGGgtcccctctgtccccatgCTCCCTGCTGTGACACGTGGAGGGCGACGCTCGCTGGGGTCCCCTGTGGCTGGATCCCTCCCACGTGCCTCCCGTGCTGTCAGCCCGGCTCACCCTGTCCTCCCCACTGCCTGCCGTCACTCCCCGTGGCAGCAGGGTCCTGCGCTGACAGCACctctggggctgtgggtgcagtTTTTGCTCTCCGCTGGTTTACTGGAGCGGTTCCCACTCCGGccccccacagctgctcccccagggctgggcgTTAGGCTGGTCTGCGGAGCGTGGCTGAACACACCCCGGGTCAAGCTGGCCTGGTTACAGCTCCGTTCAGGAGTGGAGGGCACTGGGtgagagcagaaggaagagtTGTTTGGCAGGGAACCtgcgcagccccctgcctgggCCGGAGCCTGGGAACGCAGCCCAAGAGCAGGGGACGTGGACTTCCCAGCCAGGCCATCACCGAGCAGGGGGCTCGGAGGGGGCAGCTGGCACCCGCTCAGCCCTTGCTCTCCCTGGGGGCACCGTCAGAGCTCAGTGACACTGGGGCTGTGTGGGGGGCAGGACcagtggggaggggaggtgaGAGGCAGTGGGAGGCGCTGGAGGAGTGACCCATGGGGCGAGGCGTGGGTGTCTCACCGCTTCTGTGCCTGCAGGTGCCCGGGGCTCAGTCTGTACATCTCCCCAGTCATTCCTGTCTACAATGCTGTCGTCTTCCTCTTTGTGCTGGCCAACTTCAGCATGGCCACCTTCATGGACCCAGGCATATTCCCACGAGGTGAGTCTGGCTCTGCTGGGGAAACATCTCAGATAGAGctgtctccttcctcccaggcaAAGAGGATTACCCAATCCCAGAAGCCATGAGGAAAGCCCTCCTTGCCCGTGCCGGGTGGGATCGGGTGGTGACACACGCTATGGGGAAGGTAGCTCTGGGTTCAGCACCCAGCCTGTAGGACCACGTGGTGGAGGGAGTGTAAATCCTGGCACCCCATGTGGGTGCCGTGGTTTTGGGGCAGAGTCTGGGAGGCACACACCCACCCAACCCCCACGTTTTTAGGGGTCCGTGGCTGGTCCCTGTGCCAGGTGAGATGGACCTGGTGACAGCGGAGGGCGATGCCGGGCACCTCCAGctcaggagggcaggaggctggctGGGCCCTGGCGTTgccttcccccctgccctgacaTGTGGCTGCGCTGGGGTTTCCCCATCAGCTGAGGAGGACGAGGACAAGGAGGATGACTTCCGAGCTCCGCTCTACAAGACGGTGGAGATCAAGGGCATTCAGGTGCGCATGAAATGGTGTGCAACCTGCCGCTTCTACCGGCCGCCACGGTGCTCCCACTGCAGCGTCTGTGACAACTGTGTGGAGGTGAGGAGCTGCCGGGTCTCGATTCCTCTCTGTTTCCGTGCAGAGTTTAACCCATAGTGCAGGCAGGAAGCCCAGGCAGCCCCTCACCCCATCTTCTCCCCACCGACAGGAGTTCGACCATCACTGTCCCTGGGTCAACAACTGCATCGGGCGGCGCAATTACCGttacttcttcctcttcttgctgTCGCTCACCACGCACATCATGGGAGTGTTTGGCTTCGGCCTGCTCTATGTCCTCTACCAGGTGGAGGAGCTCTCTGGCGTCCGCATGGCGGTCACGTATCCTCTGCGGGGCCACAGGAGCGGGGCCAAGGTGGGAGGGCCTtggcggggctggggacagtgtgctgtggagcagggctgtggctctTCCTTAGCTGGCTGCTGACAGCATGGTGGTGATGTGCGTGGCCGGCCTGTTCTTCATCCCCGTCGCTGGCCTTACGGGGTTCCACGTGGTGCTCGTGGCGAGGGGCCGTACTACCAACGAACAGGTATGGCTGCGGGGCTGATGCCAGGGCCGGGAGTTTTGAGGCTCCCTGGGACAAGACAGATGTGGACGGGGTGGGCTGAGGCAGGGGAAAGCCACTGAGCTGGGTGGGGGGTAGAGCACGAGATGTCTGCGAGGGGAGGCTGAGAGCACCTCGTCCGTGCAGCCTGAAGACGGGGGATCTTTACTGCGGCTGTTGGGGGTGGCTGCAGAGAGGATGGAGCTGGACAGGCCCTTTGCAGGGGGGCAAGAGGCGATGGGCACAGCTAACGAGGCAGCTTCCAGTTAGACGTTAGGGAAGGGCTTTTGCCCCTCGAGGGTAGCTGAACACTGAAACAGGGACCTGGAAAAGGGGGAGCGTCTCAGAGtatctccatccctggagactGTCATGAGTGAGCTGGACaaaccctgagcaacctgacctgGCTGGCTGGAGTGGAGACACCCCCCACTGCCAAGGTCCCTGTCCACCCCGGTAACGCTGCGATGCTCCTCATCCCGCAGGTGACGGGCAAGTTCCGTGGTGGTGTCAACCCCTTCACCAACGGTTGCTGTAAGAACGTCAGCCGGGTCCTCTGCAGCTCCCCGGCCCCCAGGTGAGCCTGGCACAGCACCGCTGTGCCCCGCTAGCCCTGCAGCGTCGGAGCAAACTGCCCTGTCTCTAGCTCCAGGCCTTGagcttcctcctgcccctctccctaGGTACCTCGGGCGCCCGAAGGCCGAGCAGACGGtgctggtgagacccccctTCTTGCGGCCCGAGGTGTCAGACGGTCAGATCACTGTCAAGATCATGGACAACGGTATCCAGACAGAGCTGAAGAGGACGAAGGTGAGGAAGGTGGGGATTAGTGCTCCCTGCGTTGGGGCATTCCACGGAGCCCAGGGGTGCAAGCCTGCATCCGTGAGTAAAGAACCGAGTGAGCCTTGTCAcgttccccatccccctccGTGTCATCTTGTTCTGTGTCCCCAAGGGACAGAAACCATGTCCCTCCCATGCGGCAGCGACCACATGAGGCTTTGCACCCTCCGTTGCCTTTCCtcatcctttccttcccccttgcAGCATCCTTTggagctccctgctcctcagcacCTCCCAGCACCCGAGGCACATGCCGCCTTCAAGCACTCAGTATGTCAGATGGCCCGGGAGGCAGCAAGAGTCCCCGCGGTGTTGCcgcctgctccctgcctgccgaGGAGAGGGCTGAGGTCTCGGTACCCCTCTGATCCTCCCTCTGCGCTTTGTCTCTGCAGTCCAAAGGAAGCCTGGAGGTGACAGAGAGCCAGTCTGCTGACGCCGAGCCGCCACCCCCACCTAAGCCAGACCTCAGCCGCTACACGGGCCTGAGGACACACTTAACCCTGGCCACCAACGAGGGTAAGGAAGGCATGCAGGGTCCCAGGCAGCCGCTGGGAGGggagcccagggctgtgccaggcagacCAGGAGCCAGGGCTGTAGGTGGAACAGGCTCCAGGGCAGACCCGAAGGACATCAGCAGCACCGTGTTGTGGGGCAGGACGTGCTCGTATTTCTGGGCTGTGTGGCCCCTTGCACCGGAGAAGCCTGCGGGATGCttacagccagctctgctctgtcagagaggagcaggaggccAAGCCGAGACAGCGTGGTGCTTGTCCAGAGTGCTGTTGGTGGCCTGTGACAGGCAGGCTTGCAGGCTGCCCTGCATCAGGCAGGCACAGGAGCATCGCCAGGATGAAGGAGGCAAAGGAGTGGCCGGCCTGGCTTGGCGGCAGAGAGCATGTTTGTGGCAGCCTGCGTGACTTGCTTTCCCCGCTTGCCTGAGCATCATCAAAGCAGCATTCGGAGCTGCCTGCAACAGAGGTGGGATGTGAAGGGCAGAGCTTGGAAGCAGCCGCTTCCCGCAGCGGGCTGAAagcctctgctgctctccccgTCCCCCTGTCGGGGCTGGAGAAGGGCTGTGGCGTGTGTGTCAGCGGGGTGACCAGCCAGCAGGTCCACAGTGTGCTCAGGCACCCGCTGACCCCTCTGTGTGCATACCCTGCTGACCCCAGGGTGTCACCCAGCCTGCTGTAGGGGCAGGGAAGTGCTGGCCCAAAATGCATTGCCACGGGGACACATTTTCCATCCCACTCCGTTTTCATCTGCCCCTGGTGCGCCTCTCCTACAGCCCATCCCTCTCTCTGCGTCCACCCCCCTGGTCTGTCTGCCTCACAGGCTCAGAGCCGGTTCTtgggaagggagggcagggatCTGCACACCACTCCTTCCCCGGGGAGCTGCCACGTTTCTGagcatctttctttcttcccctgcctgcagacagcagctTGCTAGGCAAGGACAGCCCCCCCACTCCCACTATGTACAAGTACCGGCCtggctacagcagcagcagcagctcagcagctttgcCCCACTCCACCAGTGCCAAGGTAAGGCTGCGCCCACTGCCCAGCCCGACAAGGGGGCAACCTGGCCTCGAGGGGATGCCACCTGGTTGGGGGAGAGTTTGGAGTGGGCACTGGGAGCTTTGCCAGGGCTCCATCTTTCTGTGGGTGACTGCTGTGTGTCTGCCCCTCAGCTGAGCCGCGTGAATAGCCTGAAGGAGCCCAACTCCATCTGTGAGAGCAGCCGCAAGCCCAGCTACCGCTCAGAGCCCAGCCTGGAGCCCGAGAGCTTCCGCTCACCCACCTTCGGCAAGAGCTTTCACTTCGACCCGCTCTCCAGCGGCTCCCGCTCCTCCAGCCTCAAGTCGGCCCAGGGCACGGGCTTTGAGATGGGCCACCTCCAGTCCATCCGCTCAGAGGGCACCACTTCCACCTCCTACAAGAGCCTAGTGAACCAGACGCGCAATGGCAGCCTGTCGTATGACAGCCTGCTCACGCCCTCCGACAGCCCTGACTTCGAGTCGGTGCAGGCGGGCCCAGAGCCCGACCCGCCGGTGGGCTACACCTCGCCCTTCCTCTCAGCCCGCATCGCCCAGCAGAGAGAGACCGACCTCCACGGCCGCTTCGCCAGCGCCGTCTCCCCCAAGCACGCGCCGCCCCGCGAGCCCTCGCCCGTGCGCTATGACAATCTCTCCCGCCACATCGTGGCCTCCATTCAGGAGcgggagaagctgctgcagcagccgcCGGCACCGGGCAGGGAGGAGGACGTGGGGCTGGTGGACTCGGGCATCCAGTCGACACCAGGCTCCAGCAACGCCCCCCGCACCAGCTCTTCCTCGGACGATTCGAAGCGCTCGCCCCTGGGCAAGAATCCGCTCACCCGCCCGGCCCCACCCCGCTTTGGCAAGCCCGAGCCCCCCCACGCGCTCCGAGTGCGCTCCCTGGGCTCCCCTGAccagcccgccgccccccaccTGGGAAAATCCGTGTCTTACAGCAGCCAAAAACCAGCGTCTCAGGCCAGCGTCCCCGAGACGGAGGAGGTGGCCTTGCAGCCCTTACTGGCACCAAAGTAAGTACCGGAGTGGCCTCCTC
Proteins encoded in this region:
- the ZDHHC5 gene encoding palmitoyltransferase ZDHHC5 isoform X3 → MPAASGKRFKPSKYVPVSAAAIFLVGATTLFFAFTCPGLSLYISPVIPVYNAVVFLFVLANFSMATFMDPGIFPRAEEDEDKEDDFRAPLYKTVEIKGIQVRMKWCATCRFYRPPRCSHCSVCDNCVEEFDHHCPWVNNCIGRRNYRYFFLFLLSLTTHIMGVFGFGLLYVLYQVEELSGVRMAVTMVVMCVAGLFFIPVAGLTGFHVVLVARGRTTNEQVTGKFRGGVNPFTNGCCKNVSRVLCSSPAPRYLGRPKAEQTVLVRPPFLRPEVSDGQITVKIMDNGIQTELKRTKSKGSLEVTESQSADAEPPPPPKPDLSRYTGLRTHLTLATNEDSSLLGKDSPPTPTMYKYRPGYSSSSSSAALPHSTSAKLSRVNSLKEPNSICESSRKPSYRSEPSLEPESFRSPTFGKSFHFDPLSSGSRSSSLKSAQGTGFEMGHLQSIRSEGTTSTSYKSLVNQTRNGSLSYDSLLTPSDSPDFESVQAGPEPDPPVGYTSPFLSARIAQQRETDLHGRFASAVSPKHAPPREPSPVRYDNLSRHIVASIQEREKLLQQPPAPGREEDVGLVDSGIQSTPGSSNAPRTSSSSDDSKRSPLGKNPLTRPAPPRFGKPEPPHALRVRSLGSPDQPAAPHLGKSVSYSSQKPASQASVPETEEVALQPLLAPKDEVQMRTAYSKSNGQPKSLGSAPPGPGQVPLSSPTRGGVKKVSGVGGTTYEISV
- the ZDHHC5 gene encoding palmitoyltransferase ZDHHC5 isoform X2, whose product is MPAASGKRFKPSKYVPVSAAAIFLVGATTLFFAFTCPGLSLYISPVIPVYNAVVFLFVLANFSMATFMDPGIFPRAEEDEDKEDDFRAPLYKTVEIKGIQVRMKWCATCRFYRPPRCSHCSVCDNCVEEFDHHCPWVNNCIGRRNYRYFFLFLLSLTTHIMGVFGFGLLYVLYQVEELSGVRMAVTMVVMCVAGLFFIPVAGLTGFHVVLVARGRTTNEQVTGKFRGGVNPFTNGCCKNVSRVLCSSPAPRYLGRPKAEQTVLVRPPFLRPEVSDGQITVKIMDNGIQTELKRTKHPLELPAPQHLPAPEAHAAFKHSSKGSLEVTESQSADAEPPPPPKPDLSRYTGLRTHLTLATNEDSSLLGKDSPPTPTMYKYRPGYSSSSSSAALPHSTSAKLSRVNSLKEPNSICESSRKPSYRSEPSLEPESFRSPTFGKSFHFDPLSSGSRSSSLKSAQGTGFEMGHLQSIRSEGTTSTSYKSLVNQTRNGSLSYDSLLTPSDSPDFESVQAGPEPDPPVGYTSPFLSARIAQQRETDLHGRFASAVSPKHAPPREPSPVRYDNLSRHIVASIQEREKLLQQPPAPGREEDVGLVDSGIQSTPGSSNAPRTSSSSDDSKRSPLGKNPLTRPAPPRFGKPEPPHALRVRSLGSPDQPAAPHLGKSVSYSSQKPASQASVPETEEVALQPLLAPKDEVQMRTAYSKSNGQPKSLGSAPPGPGQVPLSSPTRGGVKKVSGVGGTTYEISV
- the ZDHHC5 gene encoding palmitoyltransferase ZDHHC5 isoform X1, with translation MPAASGKRFKPSKYVPVSAAAIFLVGATTLFFAFTCPGLSLYISPVIPVYNAVVFLFVLANFSMATFMDPGIFPRAEEDEDKEDDFRAPLYKTVEIKGIQVRMKWCATCRFYRPPRCSHCSVCDNCVEEFDHHCPWVNNCIGRRNYRYFFLFLLSLTTHIMGVFGFGLLYVLYQVEELSGVRMAVTMVVMCVAGLFFIPVAGLTGFHVVLVARGRTTNEQVTGKFRGGVNPFTNGCCKNVSRVLCSSPAPRYLGRPKAEQTVLVRPPFLRPEVSDGQITVKIMDNGIQTELKRTKVRKVGISAPCVGAFHGAQGCKPASVSKEPSEPCHVPHPPPCHLVLCPQGTETMSLPCGSDHMRLCTLRCLSSSFPSPLQHPLELPAPQHLPAPEAHAAFKHSSKGSLEVTESQSADAEPPPPPKPDLSRYTGLRTHLTLATNEDSSLLGKDSPPTPTMYKYRPGYSSSSSSAALPHSTSAKLSRVNSLKEPNSICESSRKPSYRSEPSLEPESFRSPTFGKSFHFDPLSSGSRSSSLKSAQGTGFEMGHLQSIRSEGTTSTSYKSLVNQTRNGSLSYDSLLTPSDSPDFESVQAGPEPDPPVGYTSPFLSARIAQQRETDLHGRFASAVSPKHAPPREPSPVRYDNLSRHIVASIQEREKLLQQPPAPGREEDVGLVDSGIQSTPGSSNAPRTSSSSDDSKRSPLGKNPLTRPAPPRFGKPEPPHALRVRSLGSPDQPAAPHLGKSVSYSSQKPASQASVPETEEVALQPLLAPKDEVQMRTAYSKSNGQPKSLGSAPPGPGQVPLSSPTRGGVKKVSGVGGTTYEISV